A single Manduca sexta isolate Smith_Timp_Sample1 chromosome 11, JHU_Msex_v1.0, whole genome shotgun sequence DNA region contains:
- the LOC115442518 gene encoding extensin-1, which produces MFVFKITVCFLLALTVGAEKKIELQDIEEDNLKSEKEKEDEPEPRSQGEQSSGLIPLEFLKNGFLRYFEPASTAQPRYVQQYAVTEQPERPPPPPPPPVASPKSQYGAPVAQQAMVGYLSNVPMQIYLVPQYYNEQQDHTANAQSSVRYTSASAPQASYPTAPEAGQTQTNYIEVPAYIAPTAKTYVPQYSSPVALVGYAPQPTAAPQPTIAPVLAYPVPVVQYQTAAVVAPTNPTKEYYQNAHYSDTNVVDEVHEQVNESPSHTDATYHKAPVQEYTRFYPSRTPLRNEYRHNAISELPHPNPLILKGPPSHLSHVPKALPMYRPVHKPVYASSAIAPAFTPRPADPYGPVFKRRPTSLLDSYIPSHIQVEYMKRGFAKDPLEAYEALSSGRHLVHSSVVPRHYERGFLPNQMYETASGGITYGHYKRAPKIDNVHRK; this is translated from the coding sequence ATCACTGTTTGTTTTCTCCTGGCCCTAACTGTGGGAGCCGAAAAGAAAATCGAATTACAAGACATTGAAGAAGACAACTTGAAAAGCGAAAAGGAAAAGGAAGATGAACCTGAACCGCGATCACAAGGAGAACAGAGTTCGGGACTAATTCCTCTCGAATTTCTAAAAAATGGCTTCTTGCGGTACTTTGAACCGGCTTCGACAGCACAGCCACGCTATGTTCAGCAATATGCGGTGACGGAACAACCGGAGCGACCACCGCCGCCACCACCACCGCCAGTTGCATCGCCTAAATCGCAGTATGGCGCTCCTGTTGCCCAGCAGGCAATGGTTGGCTACCTTTCCAATGTGCCGATGCAAATATATCTAGTCCCTCAATATTACAATGAACAGCAGGATCACACAGCGAATGCACAGAGCTCGGTACGTTACACATCTGCTAGTGCTCCTCAAGCATCTTACCCGACAGCGCCGGAAGCAGGGCAGACGCAGACAAATTACATAGAAGTCCCAGCGTATATTGCACCTACTGCTAAGACGTATGTACCGCAGTATTCTTCGCCGGTCGCCCTCGTGGGTTATGCTCCACAGCCGACTGCCGCGCCGCAACCCACCATAGCTCCAGTCTTAGCCTATCCTGTACCAGTAGTGCAGTATCAGACAGCTGCTGTAGTAGCGCCTACAAATCCAACGAAGGAGTACTACCAAAACGCACATTACTCAGACACCAATGTTGTAGACGAAGTACACGAACAGGTTAATGAGAGTCCATCGCATACAGACGCAACTTACCACAAAGCCCCTGTCCAGGAGTACACACGGTTCTATCCATCACGTACTCCATTACGAAACGAGTACAGGCATAATGCAATTTCTGAATTGCCTCATCCTAATCCATTGATATTGAAGGGTCCTCCATCTCATTTGTCACATGTCCCTAAAGCGCTTCCAATGTATAGGCCGGTGCATAAACCTGTTTACGCGTCAAGCGCAATAGCTCCAGCATTTACACCGAGACCAGCTGATCCTTATGGCCCTGTTTTTAAACGACGACCTACATCCTTGTTAGATTCTTACATTCCATCTCATATTCAAGTGGAATACATGAAAAGAGGTTTCGCTAAAGATCCTCTAGAAGCCTACGAAGCTCTATCGAGCGGACGGCATTTGGTCCACTCGTCAGTTGTTCCTAGACATTACGAACGAGGCTTCCTTCCCAACCAGATGTATGAGACTGCCAGCGGCGGCATCACATACGGTCATTATAAAAGAGCACCGAAAATAGATAATGTACATCGAAAGTAA